Within Candidatus Methylacidiphilales bacterium, the genomic segment TGCCAGACCAGGGTATCCGGTGCGATCTGGCCCTCGCGGTACAACCGGCTGATGGTGTCGTGATCCAACGGACCCTGCGGTTGGCCTTCTTTTGCGTAATACCAGTTCTGGCTCATGGAAACCCCTTTCAGAGCGGACTATGCCCGCCCTCCGGGGCGAGGCAACAGCCATTTACCACTTGGCAACGCCCGCCGGGACCGACCGGCGCAAGACACACAGCAACGCCTCCCCCTCATCGGCCACCGCCAGAAAAGTTCGGTGATCCTCCCGGAGGAAGCCTTCCTCCACCATCCGATGGAGAAACCCCAGCAGAGGATCGTAGTAGCCGTGTGTGTTGAGAAGGCCGACCGGCTTGGGATGGAAGCCGAGCTGGCTCCAAGTAAGGATCTCGAACAGTTCCTCCAGCGTCCCATATCCCCCCGGAAGAGCCACGAATCCGTCGGCCAGTCCTGCCATCATCGCCTTGCGTTCATGCATGGTGTCGACGACATGGAGTCTGGTCACCTGGAAGTGGGCCACTTCCTTGTCCACCAGCGCCTGCGGAATCACCCCAATGACCTCCCCTCCCCCGGCCATGACCGCATCGGCGACCACACCCATGAGTCCGACATTCCCGCCGCCGTAGACCAGCCCGATCTTCTCCCTGGCCAGAAGGGAGCCAAAAGACTCCGCCGCCTCCCGGTATTCCGCACGGCTCCCCATCGAAGACCCGCAATACACACACAACCGTTTCATGGAGAAATTGAACAGGAGGAAAGAGAGTTAACAAAGCAAGGCAACCAACGGGTCCTGGGATCACACCAAAATACAGACCCCGCTGTCTTGCTCCGTTGCCTCCGTTATCTCCTGTTAAACGGCCTTTTCGGACCGGGTGTATTTGGCCGATTGCTCATCGGCATGATAGGAACTACGCACCATCGGGCCGCTTTCGCAAACCCCGAAGCCCAGTTCCAGCGCCCGGGCCTTCCATCGGGCGAATTCCTCCGGAGTGACCCAGCGGTCAACCGGCAGGTGCTGCGGGGTGGGACGGAGATACTGGCCGAGGGTGAGGATATCGACCTTGATCGCCGCCAGGTCGCGCAGGGTGGCGTCGATTTCCTCCACCAGCTCGCCGATGCCGAGCATCATCGAACACTTGGTGGTGAAACCGCGGTCCTTGGCCCGGCGCAGCAGCTCGAGGGTTCGTTCGTATTTGGCCTGGGGGCGGACCACTTTGTGCAGACGCGGGACGGTCTCCACATTGTGGTTGAGGATGTCGGGTCGGGCATTGAGCACGGTGTCCAGGTCGTCCCAATGCCCCTTGAAATCGGGGATGAGGACTTCGATGGCGGTGTGAGGATTGACGTGCCGGACGGCACGGATGGTGCGGGCCCAGATTTCGGCCCCGCCGTCCTTGAGATCGTCGCGTGCCACCGAGGTGATGACGGCGTGTTTGAGCTTCATCGTTTTGACCGCATCGGCCACCCGGGCCGGCTCGCCCCAGTCGGTGGTCGGCGGTTTGCCGGTGTCGATGGCGCAAAATCCGCAGGAACGGGTGCAGGTGTTCCCCAGGATCATCAGTGTGGCCGTGCCCCGGGACCAGCATTCCCCCAGGTTCGGGCAATGCGCGCTCTCGCAGACGGTATGGAGGGTATTGGAATGGACCAGATCGCGGACTTCCTGGTAGGCCGCCCCGCCCGGGACTTTGGCCCGCAGCCAGGAAGGCTTGCGCGACGAGGATGAGGAGGGGGAAGGAAGTGCTGCGATGCTGTCCACGGTGAAAAAATCTACCACCCTGCGGACCCTGCTGCAAAGACGGTTTTTGGATGCACCCCAAACGGGCAAACTACGATTTCAGGCCGGTGATCCAATCCAGCAATCCGCCCACCGTGCAATGCGATTCAAGCGGATGGCGAAGTCGAGACCGCTTTTGGATTTCGTAGCGGTTCCTGCGGCCTTCGCGTTCATGTCGCAGGGAACCGGCGGCTTCCAACTCGGCGATGATCCTTTGAACCGCCCGCTCGGTGATGCCCACCGAGACGGCAATATCCCGTAATCGCATCTCGGGATCTTGGTTCAAACAAACCAGAACGTGCGCATGGTTGCTCAAATAAGTGAATCCTGCCGGGTGTTCCTGGCGGACCGGATCCATTTTTTTTGTGGCCATAAAAATAATTGTTGACGTAGTTTACGTGTATTGTATTACACGTAATAGATTTCGTATATTTAACTTCATCTATTAATAAACCCTCGCCCCAACCGGATCAACCCAGAAAAAATATGGACCTGTTAAACTCCCTTCTCCTTAGCCTCCTCTCCCCCATGGTGCTGGCCTTCGTGCTCGGCGTGGTGGCCAGCCTGTTGCGGAGTGATCTGAAGATTCCCGAACCCATCTACGTCGGATTGACCATCTATCTGCTCTTCGCAATCGGTCTGAAAGGAGGGGCGAAGTTGGACGGCATCACTCTGGAAGAACTCTGGAAACCCATGACCGCGGCACTGGCCCTCAGCGCCGCGATACCGGTTT encodes:
- the lipA gene encoding lipoyl synthase, producing MDSIAALPSPSSSSSRKPSWLRAKVPGGAAYQEVRDLVHSNTLHTVCESAHCPNLGECWSRGTATLMILGNTCTRSCGFCAIDTGKPPTTDWGEPARVADAVKTMKLKHAVITSVARDDLKDGGAEIWARTIRAVRHVNPHTAIEVLIPDFKGHWDDLDTVLNARPDILNHNVETVPRLHKVVRPQAKYERTLELLRRAKDRGFTTKCSMMLGIGELVEEIDATLRDLAAIKVDILTLGQYLRPTPQHLPVDRWVTPEEFARWKARALELGFGVCESGPMVRSSYHADEQSAKYTRSEKAV
- a CDS encoding TIGR00730 family Rossman fold protein: MKRLCVYCGSSMGSRAEYREAAESFGSLLAREKIGLVYGGGNVGLMGVVADAVMAGGGEVIGVIPQALVDKEVAHFQVTRLHVVDTMHERKAMMAGLADGFVALPGGYGTLEELFEILTWSQLGFHPKPVGLLNTHGYYDPLLGFLHRMVEEGFLREDHRTFLAVADEGEALLCVLRRSVPAGVAKW
- a CDS encoding winged helix-turn-helix domain-containing protein — its product is MATKKMDPVRQEHPAGFTYLSNHAHVLVCLNQDPEMRLRDIAVSVGITERAVQRIIAELEAAGSLRHEREGRRNRYEIQKRSRLRHPLESHCTVGGLLDWITGLKS